Proteins from a genomic interval of Xanthomonas sp. AM6:
- the asd gene encoding archaetidylserine decarboxylase (Phosphatidylserine decarboxylase is synthesized as a single chain precursor. Generation of the pyruvoyl active site from a Ser is coupled to cleavage of a Gly-Ser bond between the larger (beta) and smaller (alpha chains). It is an integral membrane protein.), producing the protein MSLVTSLTYVLPHRLLSSLARRLAYSSRPGLKQWLIDTVVRRFGVNLAEAAEPDPRAYPTFNAFFTRALKPGARVADADPQALLMPADGRISQLGPIRDGRIFQAKGQSFTAAELLGDEAAAAPFANGLYATVYLSPRDYHRVHMPWTGTLRETVHVPGRLFSVGPDAVRAVPRLFARNERLVCHFDTDFGPMASVMVGALLVSGVETVWNGVEIPRYGDRITRKDWRGKGITLQRFEEMARFNYGSTVIVLLPPGVAAFDPALAAESPVRLGQALARLLH; encoded by the coding sequence ATGAGCCTGGTGACCTCGCTGACCTACGTGCTGCCGCACCGGCTGCTGTCCTCGCTGGCGCGGCGCCTGGCGTATTCGTCGCGGCCGGGCCTGAAGCAATGGCTGATCGACACCGTGGTGCGCCGCTTCGGGGTGAACCTGGCCGAGGCCGCCGAACCCGACCCGCGCGCCTACCCGACCTTCAATGCGTTCTTCACCCGTGCGCTGAAGCCCGGCGCGCGCGTGGCCGACGCCGACCCGCAGGCGCTGCTGATGCCGGCCGACGGGCGCATCAGCCAGCTCGGCCCGATCCGGGACGGGCGCATCTTCCAGGCCAAGGGCCAGTCGTTCACCGCCGCCGAGCTGCTCGGCGACGAGGCGGCCGCCGCGCCGTTCGCCAACGGCCTGTACGCCACCGTGTACCTGTCCCCGCGCGACTACCACCGCGTGCACATGCCCTGGACCGGCACCCTGCGCGAGACCGTGCACGTGCCGGGCCGCCTGTTCAGCGTCGGCCCCGACGCGGTGCGCGCGGTACCGCGGCTGTTCGCGCGCAACGAGCGGCTGGTCTGCCATTTCGACACCGACTTCGGGCCGATGGCCTCGGTGATGGTCGGCGCGCTGCTGGTCTCCGGCGTGGAGACGGTGTGGAACGGCGTGGAGATCCCGCGCTATGGCGACCGCATCACCCGCAAGGACTGGCGCGGCAAGGGCATCACCTTGCAGCGGTTCGAGGAGATGGCGCGCTTCAACTACGGCTCCACCGTGATCGTGCTGCTGCCTCCGGGCGTGGCCGCCTTCGATCCGGCGCTGGCCGCAGAATCGCCGGTGCGATTGGGTCAGGCGCTGGCGCGGTTGCTGCACTGA
- a CDS encoding HIT family protein has protein sequence MPDFVLDPRLQADSAFVADGPLSQVRLMDDARFPWLLLVPRVADASEWIDLDGAQQRLLLAEINQLSQLLRAEPGVHKLNLGALGNIVRQLHVHLVGRHEGDAAWPGPVWGSGPAQRLDADDLQARVAAWRQRLR, from the coding sequence ATGCCCGATTTCGTCCTCGATCCGCGGCTGCAGGCCGACAGCGCGTTCGTCGCCGACGGCCCGCTGTCGCAGGTGCGACTGATGGACGACGCGCGCTTCCCCTGGCTGCTGCTGGTACCGCGCGTGGCCGACGCCAGCGAATGGATCGACCTGGACGGCGCCCAACAGCGCCTGCTGCTGGCCGAGATCAACCAGCTCTCGCAGTTGCTGCGCGCCGAGCCGGGGGTGCACAAGCTCAACCTCGGCGCGCTGGGCAACATCGTGCGCCAGCTGCACGTGCATCTGGTCGGGCGTCACGAAGGCGATGCGGCCTGGCCCGGGCCGGTCTGGGGCAGCGGCCCGGCGCAGCGGCTGGACGCCGACGACCTGCAGGCCCGTGTTGCGGCATGGCGGCAACGGCTACGATAG
- a CDS encoding SCO family protein, with the protein MFNRNFGIVLVVALAAGLGLLLAQKYFGGSAAPAWPETRAVRLYPQPRTLPDFHLRQSDGTPLVPGELKGHWTLVFLGFTACPDVCPTTLADLARAQKQWQPIPETLRPRVLFVSVDPQRDTPSRLGDYAHAFHKDTIAATADVPELERFATALGFVFQKVPGKHFQENPNDYSMDHSAAIAVLDPQGRQTGLIRPPFDPAAIAADLQALTEATAP; encoded by the coding sequence ATGTTCAACCGCAACTTCGGCATCGTTCTGGTGGTCGCGCTGGCCGCCGGCCTGGGCTTGCTGCTGGCCCAGAAGTATTTCGGCGGCAGCGCCGCCCCGGCCTGGCCGGAGACGCGCGCGGTGCGCCTGTACCCGCAGCCGCGCACCCTGCCCGACTTCCACCTGCGCCAGTCCGACGGCACGCCGCTGGTCCCGGGCGAGCTGAAAGGCCACTGGACGCTGGTGTTCCTGGGCTTCACCGCCTGCCCGGACGTGTGCCCGACCACCCTGGCCGACCTGGCCCGGGCGCAGAAGCAGTGGCAGCCGATCCCGGAGACGCTGCGCCCGCGGGTGCTGTTCGTGTCGGTCGATCCGCAGCGCGACACCCCGTCGCGGCTGGGCGACTACGCCCACGCCTTCCACAAGGACACGATCGCCGCCACCGCCGACGTGCCGGAGCTGGAGCGCTTCGCCACCGCGCTGGGCTTCGTGTTCCAGAAGGTGCCCGGCAAGCATTTCCAGGAAAACCCCAACGACTACAGCATGGACCACTCCGCCGCGATCGCCGTGCTCGACCCGCAGGGCCGCCAGACCGGGCTGATCCGCCCGCCGTTCGATCCGGCCGCGATCGCCGCCGACCTGCAGGCGCTGACCGAGGCGACCGCGCCATGA
- a CDS encoding DUF853 domain-containing protein, which translates to MDPILLGKGVTDDIAVLLQPRLGNRHGLVAGATGTGKTVTLMTLAEGYSRIGVPVFMADVKGDVAGLAVAGDGSEKVLQRAKDIGVADYAPAANPVVFWDLYGQLGHPVRTTVSEMGPTLLARILELNDTQAGVLDIVFKLADDRGLLLLDLDDLRALLALVVEQRKDISTEYGLVSAPSVAAIQRALLRLAQDGGEGFFGEPALDLAELMRVGSDGRGVIGILAAAQLVLKPRLYSTFLLWLLSELFERLPEVGDLDKPKLVFVFDEAHLLFDDAPPALVQRIEQVVRLIRSKGVGVYFCSQFPDDVPDNILGQLGNRVQHALRAYTPRDQKAVRTAAETFVANPKLDVAKAISQLGTGEALVSTLQDKGVPSPVQQTLIAPPRCRMGAISDAERAQVRAASVVGNRYDTAVNRESAAELLARRVEQVAEKTAAPAARTREQDDAQDSGFGQAVKDAVFGTKRRQGMLETMAKQTSRTVGNRIGQQIVRGIFGSIFGGKR; encoded by the coding sequence ATGGACCCGATCCTGCTGGGCAAAGGCGTGACCGACGACATCGCGGTGCTGCTGCAGCCGCGCCTGGGCAATCGCCACGGGCTGGTCGCCGGCGCCACCGGCACCGGCAAGACCGTGACCCTGATGACCCTGGCCGAAGGCTACTCGCGGATCGGCGTGCCGGTGTTCATGGCCGACGTGAAGGGCGACGTGGCCGGGCTGGCGGTGGCCGGCGACGGCAGCGAGAAAGTGCTGCAGCGCGCCAAGGACATCGGCGTGGCCGACTATGCCCCGGCCGCCAACCCGGTGGTGTTCTGGGACCTGTACGGCCAGCTCGGGCACCCGGTGCGCACCACCGTCAGCGAGATGGGGCCGACCCTGCTGGCGCGGATCCTGGAACTCAACGACACCCAGGCCGGGGTGCTCGACATCGTGTTCAAGCTGGCCGATGACCGCGGCCTGCTGCTGCTCGACCTGGACGACCTGCGCGCGCTGCTGGCGCTGGTGGTGGAGCAGCGCAAGGACATCTCCACCGAATACGGCCTGGTCAGCGCGCCCTCGGTGGCGGCGATCCAGCGCGCGCTGCTGCGCCTGGCGCAGGACGGCGGCGAAGGCTTCTTCGGCGAACCGGCGCTGGACCTGGCCGAGCTGATGCGGGTCGGCAGCGACGGCCGCGGCGTGATCGGCATCCTCGCCGCCGCGCAGCTGGTGCTCAAGCCGCGCCTGTACTCGACCTTCCTGCTGTGGCTGCTGTCGGAGCTGTTCGAGCGGCTGCCGGAAGTGGGCGACCTGGACAAGCCCAAGCTGGTGTTCGTGTTCGACGAGGCGCACCTGCTGTTCGACGATGCGCCGCCGGCGCTGGTGCAGCGCATCGAACAGGTGGTGCGGCTGATCCGCTCCAAGGGCGTGGGCGTGTACTTCTGCTCGCAGTTCCCCGACGACGTGCCCGACAACATCCTCGGCCAGCTCGGCAACCGCGTGCAGCACGCACTGCGCGCCTACACCCCGCGCGACCAGAAGGCGGTGCGCACCGCCGCCGAGACCTTCGTCGCCAATCCCAAGCTGGACGTGGCCAAGGCCATTTCCCAGCTCGGCACCGGCGAGGCCCTGGTCTCCACGCTGCAGGACAAGGGCGTGCCGTCGCCGGTGCAGCAGACCCTGATCGCGCCGCCGCGCTGCCGGATGGGCGCGATCTCCGATGCCGAGCGCGCGCAGGTGCGCGCCGCCAGCGTGGTCGGCAACCGCTACGACACCGCGGTCAACCGCGAATCGGCGGCGGAGCTGCTGGCGCGCCGGGTCGAGCAGGTCGCGGAGAAGACCGCCGCGCCGGCGGCGCGCACCCGCGAGCAGGACGACGCGCAGGACAGCGGCTTCGGCCAGGCGGTCAAGGACGCGGTGTTCGGCACCAAGCGCCGCCAGGGCATGCTGGAGACGATGGCCAAGCAGACCTCGCGCACCGTCGGCAACCGCATCGGCCAGCAGATCGTGCGCGGCATCTTCGGCAGCATCTTCGGCGGCAAGCGCTGA
- the greB gene encoding transcription elongation factor GreB, producing the protein MSRWRPPAEKSTALITAEGHARLKAELDELWRVRRPEVVKALAAAAAEGDRSENAEYTYRKKQLGEIDRRVRYLSKRLEALRVVDTAPSDPQAVFFGAVVELEDADSGELLRYRIVGPDETDAGRGWISIDSPLARALLKKRIDDEVEAQLPGGRHSFVVVSVDYAAR; encoded by the coding sequence ATGAGCCGCTGGCGCCCCCCTGCCGAGAAGAGCACCGCCCTGATCACCGCCGAAGGCCACGCCCGGCTCAAGGCCGAGCTGGACGAGCTGTGGCGCGTGCGCCGCCCGGAGGTGGTCAAGGCGCTGGCCGCCGCCGCGGCCGAGGGCGACCGTTCGGAGAACGCCGAGTACACCTACCGCAAGAAGCAGCTGGGCGAGATCGACCGCCGCGTGCGCTACCTGAGCAAGCGCCTGGAGGCGCTGCGCGTGGTCGACACCGCGCCGTCCGATCCGCAGGCGGTGTTCTTCGGCGCCGTGGTCGAACTGGAGGATGCCGACAGCGGCGAACTGCTGCGCTACCGCATCGTCGGCCCGGACGAGACCGACGCCGGCCGCGGCTGGATCAGCATCGACTCGCCGCTGGCGCGGGCGCTGCTGAAGAAGCGCATCGACGACGAGGTCGAGGCGCAGCTGCCCGGCGGCCGCCACAGCTTCGTCGTGGTGTCGGTGGACTACGCGGCGCGCTGA
- a CDS encoding dienelactone hydrolase family protein, translated as MGHWTTLDTAHGQVSAWHVLPQGAPRGGLVIIQEIFGVNAYVREVAERYAAQGYEVLAPGLFDLVEKDIQLEYDQDGVRKGLELVGALGFDKALDVVQAAAQALAPAGKVGTVGYCWGGSVALLAALRLGLPSVSYYGGRNTQFLDETPKAPVLFHFGANDSSIPPEAIQQHREKLPQMQTFVYPAGHGFDRHVDPNHHDADSANSARQRSLAFLAEHLR; from the coding sequence ATGGGCCACTGGACTACCCTCGATACCGCGCACGGCCAGGTCTCCGCCTGGCATGTCCTGCCGCAAGGCGCCCCGCGCGGCGGCCTGGTGATCATCCAGGAGATCTTCGGCGTCAACGCCTACGTCCGCGAGGTCGCCGAGCGCTACGCGGCGCAGGGCTACGAAGTGCTCGCTCCGGGCCTGTTCGACCTGGTGGAGAAGGACATCCAGCTCGAATACGACCAGGACGGCGTGCGCAAGGGCCTGGAGCTGGTCGGCGCGCTCGGCTTCGACAAGGCGCTGGACGTGGTGCAGGCCGCGGCGCAGGCGCTGGCGCCGGCCGGCAAGGTCGGCACCGTCGGCTACTGCTGGGGCGGCAGCGTCGCGCTGCTGGCGGCGCTGCGCCTGGGCCTGCCGTCGGTGAGCTACTACGGCGGGCGCAACACCCAGTTCCTCGACGAGACGCCGAAGGCGCCGGTGCTGTTCCACTTCGGCGCCAACGACAGCAGCATCCCGCCCGAGGCGATCCAGCAGCACCGCGAGAAGCTGCCGCAGATGCAGACCTTCGTGTACCCGGCCGGCCACGGCTTCGACCGCCATGTCGATCCCAACCACCACGATGCCGACAGCGCCAACAGCGCGCGCCAGCGCAGCCTCGCCTTCCTCGCCGAACACCTGCGCTGA
- the rimO gene encoding 30S ribosomal protein S12 methylthiotransferase RimO, whose translation MSLANPKVGFVSLGCPKALVDSERILTQLRVEGYAIVPSYDAADVVVVNTCGFIDSAVAESMEAIGEAMAENGKVIVTGCLGKRSEQIRAAYPDVLAVSGPQDYQSVMEAVHAALPPRHDPFVDLLPRGRHGVRDEDGIGVKLTPRHYAYLKISEGCNHRCSFCIIPSMRGDLDSRPVDEVLREAERLVAGGVRELLVVSQDTSAYGVDIKYAERQWRGRGYQTRMKALCEGLSELGVWTRLHYVYPYPHVDEVIPLMAEGKLLPYLDIPFQHASPRILRLMKRPGAVERTLERVQRWRALCPDITLRSTFIVGFPGETEAEFEQLLEFLDAAQLDRVGAFAYSPVEGASANALPDPVPEAVKQERLARFMARQADISAARLEARIGSVQQCLVDLLEDGIAVARSKADAPEIDGLVHVQNGAELGLRPGDLVDVEITDSDEHDLFGEALPAGAASQPRALDLRVL comes from the coding sequence ATGTCCCTCGCGAACCCCAAAGTCGGCTTCGTCAGCCTCGGCTGCCCCAAGGCGCTGGTCGACTCCGAACGCATCCTCACCCAGTTGCGCGTGGAGGGCTATGCGATCGTGCCCAGCTACGATGCGGCCGACGTGGTGGTGGTCAATACCTGCGGCTTCATCGACTCGGCGGTGGCCGAATCGATGGAGGCGATCGGCGAGGCCATGGCCGAGAACGGCAAGGTCATCGTCACCGGCTGCCTGGGCAAGCGCTCCGAGCAGATCCGCGCGGCCTACCCGGACGTGCTGGCGGTGTCCGGGCCGCAGGACTACCAGAGCGTGATGGAGGCGGTGCATGCGGCGCTGCCGCCGCGCCACGACCCGTTCGTGGACCTGCTGCCGCGCGGGCGCCACGGCGTGCGCGACGAGGACGGCATCGGGGTCAAGCTGACCCCGCGCCACTACGCGTATCTGAAGATCTCCGAAGGATGCAACCACCGCTGCAGCTTCTGCATCATTCCCTCGATGCGCGGCGACCTGGATTCGCGCCCGGTCGACGAGGTGCTGCGCGAGGCCGAGCGCCTGGTCGCCGGCGGCGTGCGCGAGCTGCTGGTGGTGTCGCAGGACACCTCGGCCTACGGCGTGGATATCAAGTACGCCGAGCGGCAATGGCGCGGCCGCGGCTACCAGACGCGGATGAAGGCGCTGTGCGAGGGTTTGTCGGAGCTGGGTGTGTGGACGCGGCTGCACTACGTGTATCCGTATCCGCACGTGGACGAGGTGATCCCGCTGATGGCCGAAGGCAAGCTGCTGCCGTACCTGGACATCCCGTTCCAGCACGCCAGCCCGCGCATCCTGCGGCTGATGAAGCGCCCGGGCGCGGTGGAGCGGACCCTGGAGCGGGTGCAGCGCTGGCGCGCGCTGTGCCCGGACATCACCCTGCGCTCGACCTTCATCGTCGGCTTCCCCGGCGAGACCGAGGCCGAGTTCGAACAGCTGCTGGAATTCCTCGACGCCGCCCAGCTCGACCGCGTCGGCGCGTTCGCCTACTCGCCGGTGGAGGGCGCCAGCGCCAACGCGCTGCCCGATCCGGTGCCGGAGGCGGTCAAGCAGGAACGGTTGGCGCGCTTCATGGCCAGGCAGGCCGACATCTCCGCCGCGCGCCTGGAAGCCAGGATCGGCAGCGTGCAGCAATGCCTGGTCGACCTGCTCGAGGACGGCATCGCGGTGGCGCGCTCGAAGGCCGATGCGCCGGAGATCGACGGCCTGGTGCATGTCCAGAACGGCGCCGAACTGGGCCTGCGGCCGGGCGACCTGGTCGACGTGGAGATCACCGACAGCGACGAGCACGACCTGTTCGGCGAGGCCCTGCCGGCAGGTGCGGCGTCGCAGCCACGCGCGTTGGACCTGCGGGTACTGTGA
- the prmB gene encoding 50S ribosomal protein L3 N(5)-glutamine methyltransferase: protein MTADAAAELHTIIDLIRYGTSRFNAAGLSFGHSYDNALDEATQLVLHALHLPHDLGPAYGSARVTTPEKAQVLALFERRIAERIPAAYLTGEAWFAGLSFKSDARALVPRSPIAELIEAGFEPWLAGREVSRALDLCTGSGCIAIAMGHYNPNWQVDAVDISDDALALAAENKARLLADNVELVKSDLFAGLGGRRYELIVTNPPYVTHAETDALPPEYAHEPELGLRAGDDGLDLALKILRDAPDHLSEDGLLICEVGESERALVQLLPEVDFAWVEFKVGQMGIFAVEASELVAHHARIADLAAGR, encoded by the coding sequence ATGACTGCCGACGCGGCCGCCGAACTCCACACGATCATCGACCTGATCCGCTACGGCACCAGCCGTTTCAACGCCGCCGGGCTGAGCTTCGGCCACAGCTACGACAACGCCCTGGACGAAGCCACCCAGCTGGTGCTGCACGCGCTGCACCTGCCGCACGACCTGGGCCCGGCCTACGGCAGCGCCCGCGTCACCACGCCGGAAAAGGCGCAGGTGCTGGCGCTGTTCGAGCGCCGCATCGCCGAGCGCATCCCCGCCGCCTACCTGACCGGCGAGGCCTGGTTCGCCGGGCTCAGCTTCAAGAGCGACGCGCGCGCGCTGGTGCCGCGCTCGCCGATCGCCGAGCTGATCGAAGCCGGGTTCGAGCCGTGGCTGGCCGGGCGCGAGGTCAGCCGCGCGCTGGACCTGTGCACCGGCTCGGGCTGCATCGCCATCGCGATGGGGCACTACAACCCGAACTGGCAGGTGGACGCGGTCGACATCAGCGACGATGCGCTGGCGCTGGCCGCCGAGAACAAGGCGCGGCTGCTGGCCGACAACGTCGAACTGGTCAAGTCCGACCTGTTCGCCGGGCTGGGCGGGCGCCGCTACGAACTGATCGTCACCAATCCGCCCTACGTCACCCACGCCGAGACCGACGCGCTGCCGCCCGAGTACGCGCACGAGCCGGAACTGGGCCTGCGCGCCGGCGACGACGGCCTGGACCTGGCGCTGAAGATCCTGCGCGACGCGCCGGACCACCTCAGCGAGGACGGCCTGCTGATCTGCGAAGTCGGCGAATCCGAGCGCGCGCTGGTGCAACTGCTGCCGGAAGTGGATTTCGCCTGGGTCGAGTTCAAGGTCGGGCAGATGGGCATCTTCGCGGTGGAAGCCAGCGAACTGGTCGCGCACCACGCGCGCATCGCCGACCTGGCCGCGGGCCGGTGA
- a CDS encoding rhomboid family intramembrane serine protease, producing the protein MLILPLHKPLSRENFPLVTLLLVLLNAAVYFGWQRQDAVPLQQAQRYYLDSGLGAHEAPAYAHYLQRSGRTDALAQLERVPTAQQAAFVGQASVNDVRFVRALRSGEAFEDPAARQAWAPLRARYDALLDRVFTLRHLQRSSEWSPARMLSATFLHGDALHLFGNMLFLVVLGTLLEGAIGRWRFLLVYLLGGFGASAVSLWWRWGEAGGGLGASGAIAALMGAFCVVWGRRPVRFFYWIAVVFDYVRGPAIALLPVWLGWELYNLLANGDAGIGFDAHAGGLVVGALLGAVLVATRQTREDFMRDETALAADDRWERAQRHLGRLENREAALLLDELAAEQPRRFDVAQARYRVARNAGDARAAQARAIELLRLPAATAQEAQAQVALLGDCAAGAITVDAATRTLLFDRWLTLGRLHDAEALLAQEAATVPRAEQAQHWFRLALGHGERQAASEWQRLLLAVIERYPDLPQADKARFLLANA; encoded by the coding sequence ATGCTGATCCTGCCGTTGCACAAGCCGCTGTCGCGGGAGAATTTTCCGCTGGTCACGCTGCTGCTGGTGCTGCTCAACGCGGCGGTCTATTTCGGCTGGCAGCGCCAGGACGCGGTGCCGCTGCAACAGGCGCAACGCTACTACCTCGATTCCGGGCTCGGCGCCCACGAAGCGCCGGCGTATGCGCACTACCTGCAGCGCAGCGGGCGCACGGACGCGCTGGCCCAGCTCGAGCGCGTGCCGACGGCGCAACAGGCGGCGTTCGTCGGCCAGGCCAGCGTCAACGACGTGCGCTTCGTGCGGGCGCTGCGCAGCGGCGAGGCGTTCGAGGACCCTGCCGCGCGGCAGGCCTGGGCGCCGCTGCGCGCCCGCTACGATGCGCTGCTGGATCGCGTGTTCACCCTGCGCCATCTGCAGCGCAGCTCCGAATGGTCGCCGGCGCGGATGCTGTCGGCGACGTTCCTGCACGGCGATGCGCTGCACCTGTTCGGCAACATGCTGTTCCTGGTCGTGCTCGGCACCTTGCTGGAAGGGGCGATCGGCCGCTGGCGGTTCCTGCTGGTCTACCTGCTCGGCGGGTTTGGCGCGAGCGCGGTCAGCCTGTGGTGGCGCTGGGGCGAGGCGGGTGGCGGGCTGGGCGCGTCCGGCGCCATCGCCGCGCTGATGGGGGCGTTCTGCGTGGTCTGGGGGCGGCGGCCGGTGCGCTTCTTCTACTGGATCGCGGTGGTGTTCGACTACGTGCGCGGCCCGGCGATCGCCTTGTTGCCGGTGTGGCTGGGCTGGGAGCTGTACAACCTGCTGGCCAACGGCGATGCCGGGATCGGCTTCGATGCGCATGCCGGCGGCCTGGTGGTCGGCGCGCTGCTCGGCGCGGTGCTGGTGGCGACCCGGCAGACCCGCGAAGACTTCATGCGCGACGAAACGGCGCTCGCCGCCGACGACCGCTGGGAACGGGCGCAACGGCATCTGGGGCGGCTGGAGAACCGCGAGGCCGCGTTGCTGCTCGACGAACTCGCCGCCGAGCAGCCGCGCCGCTTCGACGTGGCGCAGGCGCGCTACCGGGTGGCGCGCAATGCCGGCGACGCGCGCGCCGCGCAGGCCCGCGCGATCGAACTGCTGCGCCTGCCGGCGGCCACGGCGCAGGAAGCGCAGGCGCAGGTGGCGCTGCTGGGCGACTGCGCGGCCGGCGCCATCACCGTGGACGCGGCGACGCGCACGCTGTTGTTCGATCGCTGGCTGACGCTGGGCCGCTTGCACGATGCCGAAGCGCTGCTGGCGCAGGAGGCCGCGACGGTGCCGCGCGCCGAGCAGGCGCAGCACTGGTTCCGGCTCGCGCTGGGCCATGGCGAGCGGCAGGCCGCTTCCGAATGGCAGCGCCTGCTGCTCGCGGTGATCGAGCGCTACCCGGATCTTCCGCAGGCGGACAAGGCGCGGTTCCTGCTCGCCAATGCGTGA
- a CDS encoding transglycosylase SLT domain-containing protein, with protein sequence MPLSFRIPHGWPAVAALALACAAPAAHAERVSTRDKAAIAVLDQRLAAAEKRYNDAMVLVGNSDPKGTQESDAALEDIEDVVDACIKQRGCQVGTYLSAYKRLLKAKADAQGEATDADAVDDGAAPLQADPDHISPLAADVPEAARAASLLNDQRHAFDAMVEYNPAVQAGIRRWLTDMRPSLMNSYENYQNLRAVMWPEWEKRGLPEALLFGIMAKESNGRVHANSRVGAAGLMQFMPATGRRFGLGPDGTGFDTRYDARSAAEASAVYINERMAELNRSIELSLAGYNGGEGRAARVFNQMQGRSFWDASVYNQFPAETKDYVPMVIAAAWIFLHPQQYGVAFPKITAQPATLRLAKSTTIYELTICLGSDGTRDGYMRALRNLNPRYEPDGWIPAGVTLNATTKIVGLYNRNCVSGPRADLARALITADVNAAIRSNGPAVADPTGNVAVGDVTPVAGVPTTVATGRPAPVKPKPRQVRSYRVAKGDTLGRIADRYSCDIKQLAKANGLRAPGYALKPGQSLKMTGCDK encoded by the coding sequence ATGCCCCTTTCGTTCCGTATCCCCCATGGATGGCCCGCCGTGGCTGCCCTGGCGCTGGCCTGCGCCGCTCCCGCCGCCCACGCCGAACGCGTCTCCACCCGCGACAAGGCCGCCATCGCCGTGCTCGACCAGCGCCTGGCCGCGGCCGAGAAGCGCTACAACGACGCGATGGTGCTGGTCGGCAACAGCGACCCCAAGGGCACCCAGGAAAGCGACGCGGCGCTGGAGGACATCGAGGACGTGGTCGACGCCTGCATCAAGCAGCGCGGCTGCCAGGTCGGCACCTACCTGAGCGCCTACAAGCGCCTGCTCAAGGCGAAGGCCGACGCGCAGGGCGAGGCCACCGACGCCGATGCGGTCGACGACGGCGCCGCGCCGCTGCAGGCCGACCCGGACCACATCAGCCCGCTGGCCGCCGACGTGCCGGAGGCCGCGCGCGCGGCCAGCCTGCTCAACGACCAGCGCCATGCCTTCGACGCGATGGTCGAATACAACCCGGCGGTGCAGGCCGGCATCCGCCGCTGGCTCACCGACATGCGCCCGTCGCTGATGAACAGCTACGAGAACTACCAGAACCTGCGCGCGGTCATGTGGCCGGAGTGGGAGAAGCGCGGGCTGCCGGAGGCGCTGCTGTTCGGCATCATGGCCAAGGAATCCAACGGCCGCGTGCACGCCAATTCGCGGGTCGGCGCCGCCGGGCTGATGCAGTTCATGCCGGCCACCGGGCGCCGCTTCGGGCTGGGCCCGGACGGCACCGGCTTCGATACCCGCTACGACGCGCGCAGCGCCGCCGAGGCCAGCGCGGTGTACATCAACGAGCGCATGGCCGAGCTCAACCGCAGCATCGAGCTGTCGCTGGCCGGCTACAACGGCGGCGAGGGCCGCGCCGCGCGCGTGTTCAACCAGATGCAGGGGCGCAGCTTCTGGGACGCCTCGGTGTACAACCAGTTCCCGGCCGAGACCAAGGACTACGTGCCGATGGTGATCGCCGCGGCGTGGATCTTCCTGCACCCGCAGCAGTACGGCGTGGCGTTCCCGAAGATCACCGCGCAGCCGGCGACGCTGCGCCTGGCCAAGTCGACCACGATCTACGAACTGACCATCTGCCTGGGCAGCGACGGCACCCGCGACGGCTACATGCGCGCGCTGCGCAACCTCAACCCGCGCTACGAGCCGGACGGCTGGATCCCGGCCGGGGTCACCCTCAACGCCACCACCAAGATCGTCGGCCTGTACAACCGCAACTGCGTCAGCGGCCCGCGCGCCGACCTGGCGCGCGCGCTGATCACCGCCGACGTCAACGCCGCGATCCGCAGCAACGGCCCGGCGGTGGCCGACCCCACCGGCAACGTGGCGGTGGGCGACGTGACCCCGGTGGCCGGCGTGCCGACCACGGTCGCCACCGGGCGCCCGGCGCCGGTCAAGCCCAAGCCCAGGCAGGTGCGCAGCTACCGTGTGGCCAAGGGCGACACGTTGGGCCGGATCGCCGACCGCTACAGCTGCGACATCAAGCAGCTGGCCAAGGCCAATGGCCTGCGTGCGCCGGGGTATGCACTGAAGCCGGGGCAGTCGCTGAAGATGACGGGCTGCGACAAGTGA